Genomic window (Cyprinus carpio isolate SPL01 chromosome B7, ASM1834038v1, whole genome shotgun sequence):
aataacttactgtagcattgtttttcaaataaacaagtatgttaacttaccgtgtttattaaatatctgcaaacatattatggtatttgtatgctttagtagagtcaaaatcttacatacagcaccttcaAGCATTTATTAATGCTCTTTTAATGTCAGATGGATGGTATGACCCATTGTGCcaattatatgaaaaatactgGCTCCTGTGAACTGTCTTcaaatatgtaaggaataatgtACAGTCTATCTATCTAGTATTTTTTAAGCTTTTCATTTTGGTGCACTGAAAACCTCTTAACTTTACTGGTGACCGGgcaaaaaactatttgaaaaaaagaaatgcagtgATGCCGGTATGTTTTGCACAGTTGTAGTATAATTTCTCCTTGTGTCCATTTAGAACCAATGTGATTCATGTTAGAAGCCAGCCACCAACCTTGATTTCTGGAATTATTCGGAGGAAACGGAAGACAATCAACATGTTGACCAGTCGCGCCATCTCCCACAAAGCCATCACATGTCCTGGAACCGGATCTCTGTTAACATACGAGTAAAACATCACATTAAAGCATTTGGAGAAGAGATCAGGAGATTTGTTCTTTAAATTGAGCACACTTACACTTTTTCATAGGGAATCCTGTATGTGATGAATATGGCAATCTGAATTGCCTGTTGAGAATAAAAGTAAAACACAATGTGTCTCCAGTGATTGCCTTCACCATGTAAACAGCTGTATTTCGCAGAATTCCTAATGataattttaaatcacaaaaaaaatgacacaggAAATGTGTTACCAGAAGAAGAACAGTGAGGAATCCATCAAAGATGTTATTCCTGTAAGACAGGTAACCTCTCCAACCAAAAGCCACTATTTTCAGCAGCATCTCTATTAAATAGTACAGGATGAAAATACAGTTGAGGATCTaaaagacagaaaatatatttaaattaatattaatagaaccacacagaaaatgcagaaaacacaTATATCAACTATTGCTGAAAAGACAGCAgggcatgtatttttttttttttttttaccaacgaaccaaaaacttatatttctctacaaatttatatatttacagcaacataaattattttcagtgCATAAAACAGTCACCTCCATATAGAAGTTATTTTTCTCTAACCCAGATTTCTCTGAATCCAGAACCAAGACAGTCTGCAGAAAAACAATGACAGATATCAGATATGAACTTCAAGattcaaatcatttatttatttttctgcattatgCTATCCACAAGATGGCAccattgtacaaaaaaaacaacataaaaacataatgcaCTCTACATAGACTTTGCGATCTATTTTTGTGAActcaattattcaaatattttctgATCTGATTTCAAATAATGCTATAATTAATGACTTGTTTGTGTAAGAGTAAAGTGttacacatttaatattaaaacttaaatatttcaatccaattcaatttaatttgccATTTCTATCTCAAGAGCCCCTTGCAGCTCCATAATGAACCACTAGGTGGTGAACAACCAATTTGGAAAACTGTTTTAGTCTACTGAATGCTGAAAAAGTGTGTAATGTTCTTTATGTAGGGGTGATGCATATGATAATCAAAGCAAGTAAAAGGAAATATGGTAACTTACACAGATACAGATGACATTTGCCAGAGCAACAACATTCCCTAGCACAGTAATATAAAAGTGACTGTAGATAATCTGGATATGTTGTAGGACAGGAGAACTGTACACTGGTTTTGGTGGATgctaaagggggaaaaaataaataaatagaacagttAAAATGTCTGTTGACATCAAAGCTGAATTCAGAATTAAATTAAGAGTGTCTTTAGAAATTCCAATTCATCTGAGTAAGTAAAATCaaattgaaatgaaattcaaAAACACTGTGCTACAAGTGtggtttaatattaaattattttcgaTATGAATTGCCTATTGACatgataaaacacaaaacatgggGCATTTCCTGAAaaattatatactattaatattcaATGTTTCTATAAGAATTTTCTACAcaagttatataaattttattatatgtgaccctggaccacaaaacaagtcttggggtatttttgtagcaataaccaaaattacattgtgtgggtcaaaattattgatttttcttttatggcaaaaatcattaggatattaagtaaagatcatgttccattttgtaaatttcctactttaaatatattaaaacttaatttttgattagtaatatgcattgctaagaacctcatttggacaactttaaaggcaattttctcaatatttagatttttttgcaccctcagattccagatattcaattgtatctcggccaaatattgtcttatcctaaccacacatcaatggaaagcttatttatccagATGTTTatttcagatgtataaatctcagttttgaaaaactgacccttatggctggttttgtggcccatggtcacatatttatacatattatattcaataatttaatttcataattaatcatattatattatatgttattatacattattatatttgttataagaatttaatttatttgtttggaaCATAGTTGAAGTACACATTATTTTCTTGAATGCTCTCTGAATTGTATTAAAGCCAAACAAAATGAAGCAAACTTATAAGATGCAAACTTTAAGCAGTTATCCATTCTtgcctgttttgttgttgtattggATTCATCCAAACTCATTTTGTGAGTTTTGTGAATTGCCATACAGGTGTCCTCCTGATTACAATTCTAACTAATAAAGCGCAAGGGAACCAATTCTAAACTTGCTCAACCCTGCTAATGTCCAAATTATTCTAACAATAATTTAACCCACTTGCACACACTGTTCAAAAAGTGTGACTTCCTGAATTCagaatgtactgtaatgtaaactGATCCACAAATGTAGACGATCAAACCTCTTTCATAAAATCTTTATCCAGCTCATTAAAGAGCCTCTGGAAGGCCTCGCCATTAATGAAGCCGTCTGGGAACTGCTGAGCAGCCTGGAGGAAACAAAAGACAGGGTAAAACAAATAAGCATGTCACGCACTATTTACTATAACAAACTATTCTGCAATCTGTATTGACCTTAATGATAGCCTCCCTCCAGTAAGACTTCATGTGGACTCTATCCATGACCTGTAGAAACATGTTCACCGCCACTCGCTCCCTGGGCAGCAACAGGAAAAGTCATGTGACCAGGCACAGAACTATAAAGACTAAATGTTTGCTATAAGGAAGAAAGACTTAAGTGCTGGAGAGGACTGGAACTTACACATGGCCTTCAGACTGGGTGCTGGTGTGCCCTCGGCCTGGACAGCACAGCACCTCGAAAGCAGCCCGAATACCCAGACGCCTCCTGATTATAGACGTCTGAACCGACATCTAAACACACAGACCATAAAATCAacaattaaaggaacagttcacctaaaatcaacatttactgaccctcatttTGTCACAAGCTAGGGGTGCACAACTAGTCGACTTCAATGgtctgccatgacgctttaagcttgacgtcgactagtcgctggtcctatagagggcgcaacaggataataaatctttgaagaaCTTCCACATTTACActccgtttccaaacagttaaaattacaaataactcCGAAAGTGCTCCACAAGTCaagtgtgattatattactggatgctcgaaattgaatgGGAGAATGCACGTTTTAAACCGCCTATTGTAAAGGTAAGTTAATCGCTGTCTAATCTAAtgtgctgctgcactgtaacgcacacacataggctacagacagtagcttgTACATCATGCGCTGATCTcgcacacagaatcattcagcgcggaaaagactgttctgtgatttctcaataaaataacttagaaactgaaaagttctatAATTTATAGAAGCTGCCAGGTAGAATTAATACACACacgcaatcgctctcactaatgcattcatatgaatgtaatctttactgtgctactttatctgtaacattatttgatttagaacgagcagaaatctgtgagaaatataatgacccaaagacaaaagaactgataaaaatgagctgttataggagcaataaccatgtgggcagcgctgtgtcatGGAACTTATATGTTTGAGATGTTTTGTTAGCAGTTACGGTGTTGTGTTCGTTGTTTAATTCATTAGTTGTTAGTATTTTTGGTTTGGtctcatcacataaaagtcgactttaaaaaatcagagGTCGTTCAACCCCTATCACAAGCATGTATTTCTTCACAGAACACAAGAggaatttttgaagaattttaacaccactcttttccatacaataataattatggtatgtcttaaaatgaattgaaaaacaGGGTcatacaaaaaacttttattgtgctttttgtgtgtgtgtgtgtgtgtgtgtgtgtgtgtgtgtgtgtcatttttggagcttaatGGACTTTtgtattgtatggaaaagaggaGCTTGGAAATGATCAAATTCATTCTATGctctatgggaaaaaaaaaacagtcatatgaGTTTGGAAATAATAACAGAATATAGATtactgaactattcctttagcaaACAAGCACAAATTCCTAAAACAATGTCTAATGTAAGTCACGAAACCATTACTCACCAGTAAATATCCCCTGAACTGGTTATAAATAATAGCCGTCATTAGATTCATTAACAAATACGTccctaaaagaaaagaaaaaacataaataaaaatgtcaatgtttAATGCAGGCAATATAAGTATTATTAACTGCAGTGTGCGTGCATGTAAATATACACTATAAGTCAAAATTTCCTGTAATTCAATTTATTcctgagttttcagcagccattactcagaGACACATTTCTTTAGAAATATTGCAAAATCTTATATTATTCCAATGTTTTGACCAGtagtatatttttgtatgtgtatgtttgtgtgtgtgtgtgtgtgtgtgtgtgtgtgtgtgtgtgtgtgtgtgtgtgtgtgtgtgtgtgtgtgtgattgagtgccATTAAAACTTACCAAACACACTAAAgagtataaaaaatatagaatagcCGCGGTTCAGAGAGTATGCTGGAATCATGACTGTTGAGAGAAGAAGACACATTGACATACACACAGATTAATAGAAAGGTCATAGGCCATTTAAGTCAGTTTCAGTTTAAAATGAATACAGATACCTGTGAAAGTTTAACAGAATTTTGTGACAAGTCACAAGACATCATGTCATGTGGTTAAAGCCAATGACTCATAGCCTCCACTGCAATGAGCCATAGATTGCTGTGAATTTGACACAACGGTGCCAAAATGTCATCCGTGTCACTGACCATCTAAAACTTTACTGAGTCATTCAGAGATTTGCACCTCCTGAGAGGCACATTTACAGTCAAATGAAGACGTACCGTCAGGGTTATTGGCTGTCGTTAGCAGCACTAGCAGAGAAGACAGGGCCTTTGGCAGGTTTTTGAAGTACGTTTCCCATTCTCCATTCTTCTTAGGGTCCTACAGAAACACATCTATTCAGTCTACTGTAGCAACTCATTTTGAATAatagtgtctgctaaatgattcaGTATAAATGTAAAGATTGGATGGTAATTGTTCCTTTACaaattgcacatttatattaactaaacaactaattaaaactaaacaaattttatttactaaactttatttgtaattatccagatttactaacagctttaCTCCGGCTGACCTtgttgcatatgcatttgtagcaGTTtctctttcagacacaaaatttatgggaggagagtaggtctatttaaatgaatcatgcaacatGATTTACTAAGGTCTGCGGTAGTCAATTGACTGGTATTTCCACCATTTTTGCACCACTCAACAGACTGCTATTGCCAGGAGGAAGCATTGCTTGGTAGAAGGGAGAGACTTTTTTCCACTCGTATTAATTCATAGGAAGATGTTATCCGTACATATTGTATGCCAAgccacaatatttttaatttgctctgttttttgcCATCTTAATTTGTGCTGATCTTGGTAGATTATGTTGttcattatggaaatgagatgTTGCATCTGTTCTTTAATTTACACATTGTCAGTAAATCGCAGAACTTTCCACTTCCATCTGCagtgaaattttttttggaaCTGTGCTCTCGCACTAATTTGtcttgtttagtaaatctggcccttagtaCATTACTGAGGGTTTCTGTAGATTTTATTAAGGTAAAATTAAGActatttaagacctttttaaggaGTAAATTGAAGATAATACAAGAATATACCCAAGTCAATATGCTCTCTTAATGTAAATATCTAGAGAGAACACAACGAGTTGCATTAGCaacactttttttgtgaaaaacaaacaaaacacttgaacAGCTTTCTTTCCAAACACTAgtatatggaaataacttttactttaCCTCCTGATCACATGGCAGAAAAAGTAATTTTCTACAAAATGTCttttaagatacatttacttgaggaGCAAATTGACATAAGAAGtctgaaattgatcaaaatgaagcaagtttgattaaaatatgaagaatatctgccaatgggctcagaaaaatttTACTTAATTCAAAGGGGCAAAAGTTTTCAtaccccactgacagatatttgttcttgttttaaacataaactcacTCTTACAgttgcatgtacagtaaatgtatcTCGATTTAAGGATGATTAGATATCTGTATTGGATTTTCACTTTTGCAAtgtatgcaacatttaatgccatgtctTTATCAGTTTTAGACTTTCTGCTcttatttaagacttttaaaaggcttttttaaaaaccctgattacatttttgcattttctgaagaaatgtttttagtggtgcttgcctgtgcaaaaATTGCTGCCAGGATGCTAAAGTGTTGTGGATGGATGCTGTGTGGTTTCTGAGGTACTCAGCATGTAGCTATGTGGTTACAACGGTGTTCTACTAAGGTGATTTGCATGGTTGCTATGTGACTGCTTACTGGCCATGTCAAATGAACCCACATCCAAGTCTCTATATTCTGATCTCTAGATATGACTCCACCCCAAAAAAAGCCCAGAAAAAGGATCTCTTGAACATCTCTCCTCAATAAGCAACACTAACGTATCATTCATGTCAAAAAGCACAAATTCTAAGTATGAGTTATGTGGCAAAATGTAATACTTAGGGACAGAGGCTTGTTTAAATCAAAAAGGAGGCCCATATAAGTATTGATAGAAATGATGTGATAAGGATGTGATCACTTCTTACATCTGATTTGGCAAAGATCAGCATTCCTATCATGGTGAATAAGCAGATGTGTAACCCCAGAAGCAGAATAACACTGAAACAGAAAGAGTAACAGATCCGGTCAAAGTTTATCtggtcatttttaaattataatattagaatGGAACTGCACACAAATGAGAAGTGAAAATAAGGAATTAAATGGAGCCTGTTATGGGGAAAAACCCTTATTACACAAAATATGTTATTACCTTGCTATTTCTGGAAGAGTCCTTTTGACACATTTTAGAGTTTTCTTCATAAGGGAAGAGTTTTGCAAGAGGAAAAATGGGCGAATTAGTCTCCTGACTCTTAAACTCTGTGGGACAGAATGACAGGGAAGCATTACAATCAAAGGACCTGATGCCGACAGCTGACTGAGACATTTACTTAAGATTATTAAGGAATAGACtgtccaaaaatgtacatttcatttcatttccctCAGGTTATATTTGATGTGCTTATGCAAATGAGATGTGAGTGACAATGGGGGGCAAGatttaaaatacaacttaaattttggtctgttcttcAAATGAGGGAAAATTTTAATTGCACTTTAATGAAGTTCATTTCACTTGCATTTCTATGCATtataagaacattttattttgccAATAGAGTTGGGCAGATTACATGCGGggacaatatttaatttattgaaactACATAAAGAGGTATATTTATGTCATATTGAATTAACTAGTAATTTATTGTCACATTAAACTTAATACTATTTCAAtcttcagtttaatttaatgcgttaattgccatttctttgtaactaattgtggaatttactagcaatttcgaGTGAAGACTTTCAacaccaattattttttttttaaatagtgtaaagAGGCACAATAAATAAGCAGCTTTGTAGTACAGTTCTTATAAACTCACCTCGCTGCACATCATGCTAAtactcaacatccaatcaacaactgatgctGCGATCACTACTGTATAACCAATCAGCCATTTGTTCATACGAAACTCCTCCCATCCTATCAGATAAgtctgcaaaacacacaaaacatcatattctttaatataatattaagcaACTTTAGTCATATTACAAATGAGGTCTGTTTAACTCTGTCATATGGGCTTGAAtgacaaataatgacagaatcccAATAGTCAACTGAATATTTCTGGATGTCTACCTTCACAGTTACATCTAGGATGAAGATACAAAGGCAGACCATCTCAATCCCCTCCGTCAGTCCACAGGGTGGCTCCCAAGGTTTGGGTTTGAAACGAATGTCCGAGGTGTAGGTCAGAGAGGAGGGTTTCTCAATGAAAGCCAGTCCCAGTACAACAGCAATAGTGAACCCCAGACCCTTCAATAGAAAGAGAGTGTGTTGAACTGAAACTGACAGAGAGAAACATAAGCAAATGACCACATAAGCAGGCTACAGGTCAAAATAATTGCAGGAATGTTGcaggtccattttttttttttttacccgaaAAGTATTCCTGCTAACAGTTACTAATAAAGAACAAAGCATCTGTAGACAGGTATTAAACTGACTAATGTTACTTCAGAGACTGTCTGGCATTGTGTATTTTAGCATGatgcacaaacatacactcaCTAAGCACATTCGATTATTGGCCATTTAGAACTTGTAATGGCCAAAACAGAAATATTGCACATAAAGCGGATtatcaaaatcacacacacaaaaatctctgtgacagcatttcatttttaaatatagcttACTCCAAAATGAATGTTCAATGTTAAACACTGAAGATTAGTGGACAGGCTCTAAATTTTGTTAATGTAATTCAATAGTAAACTTTGTGAGTGGCTCACTTTGTCATGGTAGGATGTTTGTCTCGTctctttttgctttgttttgctggAGGCTGTTTTTATGGGAAGGGCTCTGATAGCGAATAGCGATGGCGTGTAAAATGAAAGATTTACTAATCACATCCCACAAAACTGGCTAGTGAGTTGATAAGTGTAACCCAGCATGAGTGATTTTCACCCACATTTGGCCAGTTTTAACTTCTATCCCTGCAAGGATACTAGAAAGGGACATGATGTAACTATAAGTGCTGTTTACATTCCAACCACAGAAACTATACATGTAATGCATTATTACTGTAGAAGTTCTTCTGCCTAGAACAGGAATCACACCACAAAAGGATGACAGAGACAACTTAATAgctccaaaaacaaacattctgtaatgttgtgtaatataaaatacaagcactgtaacaaaaatacaaggaatatttcttattttgaacCCTCTAGAATgtgaattttatttgattttacaaaTTAAGAGACAAGTCTAACCTTTCTGTGGTAACTGACAACATGTCTGATCCAATCCAACAACAAGGTTCTGTGAATAAAGCTTAAAGAACTATGAAATGGCTTTGTGATCTTAGTTTTCTTgtctgtgttaaagggatactccaccccaaaatgaacattttgccattaatcacttacccccatgtcgttccaaacccgtaaaagctccatttgtcttcggaagacaatttaagatattttggatgaaaacctggaggcctgtgactgtcccatagactgccaagtaaataacagtgtcaaggtccatcaAGGTAcaaaagtcgtcgtcagaatactccatctgccatcagacgtgcaatctgggttatatgaagcaatgggaacactttttgtaagcgaagaaaacaaaaataacgactttattcaacaattcctttgtcaacagtctcctctgtgtctctccatatcaccgtatgctgtgtatgctcttctgtatcatgcgtgccacaaggatgcgttgtttatatttagctttgat
Coding sequences:
- the LOC109106313 gene encoding two pore calcium channel protein 2-like gives rise to the protein MEEEEPLLTGSINRGSGDYGSQDNGEHYHHEESPESRRLSYSATDDSYPVYKDADLCIQQAVVFIEDAIQYRSINHRVDSGSLRLYRWYYSKICQWGLGFTIAVVLGLAFIEKPSSLTYTSDIRFKPKPWEPPCGLTEGIEMVCLCIFILDVTVKTYLIGWEEFRMNKWLIGYTVVIAASVVDWMLSISMMCSESLRVRRLIRPFFLLQNSSLMKKTLKCVKRTLPEIASVILLLGLHICLFTMIGMLIFAKSDDPKKNGEWETYFKNLPKALSSLLVLLTTANNPDVMIPAYSLNRGYSIFFILFSVFGTYLLMNLMTAIIYNQFRGYLLMSVQTSIIRRRLGIRAAFEVLCCPGRGHTSTQSEGHVERVAVNMFLQVMDRVHMKSYWREAIIKAAQQFPDGFINGEAFQRLFNELDKDFMKEHPPKPVYSSPVLQHIQIIYSHFYITVLGNVVALANVICICTVLVLDSEKSGLEKNNFYMEILNCIFILYYLIEMLLKIVAFGWRGYLSYRNNIFDGFLTVLLLAIQIAIFITYRIPYEKVDPVPGHVMALWEMARLVNMLIVFRFLRIIPEIKLMAVVASTLVDLVKNLRAFAGILLVVYYMFAVLGIWLFQGAITPPSNTSLIFNANVENKTDGPFSMDCGTFEQLEYWPNNFDDFASSLVLLYNIMVVNNWHVFTDAYTRYTTEWSLVYFVAWWLTSSVMWVNLFVALILENFTYKWDRSNALSVEDVERIAYQSTVQLIFREHVQEPTEEELLAQLQQHPHLHLSW